Part of the Sylvia atricapilla isolate bSylAtr1 chromosome 1, bSylAtr1.pri, whole genome shotgun sequence genome, ctctgtaaaaaaaaagaaaatgtttacacTTTATCAGAATGAAAACAGCGGGAGTTCAAATACTGTGCCTTAATTCAAATTCTAAGCTTCCAGATTCTGCCTCTTTTCATTATCACCCTTTACCAtgcataatatttgaaatgtcAAATTCCACGTAAAACTGTTCCAATCTACCAAGTGGACATTATAATTCTGGCTGGTAGCTCAGACATCTCAATATTTCATATGTAATGATTTTCATTAGAGGGTGAAATACTAACAGCAACCCATCCagaatatttgattttatcAGCAAGGCAATTCCTTCCTCAGCTGCAACTTGGGAGGACTCGCAGATGGATTATACAAATTCAAGTCTGACCAACTAAAGAAGAGAAAGTGGTGACACACAAAGAAGCATGGAAAATTCAAGGCATTCACACCCAGGGTGTCACCCCATAACCCAAGCCAGCTGTGAGAGTAAGGCTACTAATACTGGATACGTTAAAAAGTGACTCTAAAGGGAAAGCTACAACCCCACCAAGAAGCAGCACTCAAACACTTaccattttctttgctttcatcaCCTTGTAGCGATCAAAGTCAGTCATTTTGGCTTTCTGTGTGAAAAGAATCAGTCGTTAAACTGTGATAAATACAAGTAATAAAACTCAGCATTCCAAAGCATTCAGAAGTAACTGAGTAAATGAGGCTTAGCTGCACTTCTGGAAGTAGCTCATAAGTTAAGGCCTTTGCACCATCCCAAGATGCAGTAAAAGAGCAGGCAAAGAGGCTGTTACAGAAATAACTGAACAAAACCACATTCACTGTTAAAATACAGGAAGTTTAAGCTTTTAAGCTAAAAACCTATGCCTTGTCTATCTTTAATCCTAGTTTGCTATTGAAAACATGCGCCTTTAGACTGCACCTAATTTTACAAAGCAGGAGCAGTACTTGCACTCCTCATCCAGTGAAACACTGTTACCTTTTCTCGGGCTTCAATCTTCTTTGCCCATCTTGTTGCAGaccatttttcatttatattttccttctcccaggcaaGTCGCACGCACTTCTGACGAGCGCTGCGTTGGAACAGTCACAAAATCACATTCACAGTCTGGATTAAAAAAAGGTTCTCCCTGATGCTGGCCTCCCAAATTTCATTCAAGGGGAGATGACTCTACTACATTACTTCAGACACCTTACTTCAAGTCAATGTCACATGCATCTCTGTGGCCTAAATAACATTCTGTTGAATAAATGCTTTGGTACAActgacagaatcacagaatgggtcaggttggaaggcaTCACAGTGGGGTCACCTGCTCCAACGtcccctgctcaagcagggccatcccagagcagggcacaggattgtgtccagggGGTTCTGGAGTACCTCCAGTCAAGGGAGACTCcatcacctctctgggcaatctgttccagtgctcagtcacctgAGCTCCAGGAGATGCACATCTCTCTtgccctgaggagcccagaactggacacagcactccagctgtggcctcaccagggcagGATCACTTTCCTcgccctgctgcctgcactctCCCTAATGCCCCCAGAACACCACTGGCCTTTTTGGCCACAaggacactgctggctcagagctgctttccagcaagCTGGCCTCAAGCCTCTACAGGTGCTCAGGATTACGgttccccagctgcagcatcctgcactTGTTGAGCTTCCAAAGTTTCCTCTCTGCCCAATTTTCTAGCCTGCTGAGATCCTTTTGATTGGCAGCACAGCACTCTGGGATATCGGCCACTCCTCCCAAATTTGTGTCATCAATGAACTTGCTGAGCAATCTGCCCCTTCATCCAAGTCACTGATGAGTAAATTAAACAATACTGGGACCAGTATTGAACCCTGGGGGACACCACAGATGACAGGCCTCCAACcagaccctgtgccactgatcaTGGACCTGTGGGATCTGCTCCCAATCCACCTCACTGTTCAAATGAGCAGCTACTCCTAGCACTGCTTCAGCATCAGAAGCACTGCCCTTTTTTGATTCTAAACTACAGAAAGTCACACATTAACTGAGCTAAAAGAACAGAATGAGTTCAGCCTCCTGTAATTCCAGTGTAGTTCTGTAGGCAGGGAACCTATTTAATGCCTGAAGGTGACCTAAACAGTagcaaaagcaaagctgcagcagcatttaCATTGCTTTGCCTCACACCACCCACCACAGAACTACCTGTGAGATGCTTTGACTGCTGTGAGACTTCCTTTGCTCCTGATCAGCCAACACTGACAATGAAAATCTAGATATATCCAACTATGATATCAGTCTGCCAAATTTTTACTGTTAATCCACTACTATTTGAACTTTCTAGACTTACCAAGGATGAGTCATCAAGTGACAGCATGGGGATTTTTTACACAGGTCAAGAAAAATGCCAACTTACCTGTGTGGGAACTTCAGGACAAAGTCAGTCAGCTGCATGCACTTGAAGGGCATGGCCTGCCTCCTGACACCACTGCAGGGGCCATCCACCAGCGcctgaaaaagggaaacaaatgtGAGGGGCTTGCAGCAGTTTTACCATTGCATTTGATCTGGACAGCTGCTTTCTAATAATGTATAAACAGTATCTTGACAACACTGATCCAAAACTGAAACACATATTATGCAGACAAAAGTGGAGATTGTTAAGTCTTGCCTGTACAACTCAAGCTTTacagaaggaattttaaagGCCTGCCTCTGAGATAAAAccaaactgaataaaaaaaaaaaaaaaaaggcacacaaAACTAAGATGTGCACAGGAAGAGTCCTCTAGCCCAAATATTCACTTTACACATGCATTAATGCCATTCCATTCTTAAGTTTTAGACTCCAACTGACATCCCTTGTCCACTTTTACACCAaggaaacacagcaaagagGGGGATGTATCACTTTATCACTTGCTGGCAGGAAAATGGGTGCTCCTAAAGGTTTCAAATACAACAGCTGTTAAATCCTATCCCTTTATCAATTActcatttgaaaacaaaatttctatTGAAGTTAATACACACAGCCTCAGCATAAAAGCTTCTGTTAAGGCAGAAAGGAGGAAATACAGGTGCAGCACTCACAACTTACCCTGTTTTGGTCAATAACATCCACGATGGCCACCAGTTTCCCAGCATGTGGCCCGAAGGAGATGAAGGCAACTCTGCCGATCTCCACGAAGCGCTTGAACAcctgggagagcaggcaggaatGCACAGAGAGTTAGGTGAGAACACACGCAAGGCCATTTTCAgattaaagcttttaaaatagctccccccccaaaaaaagaatggtttgggtcagagAGAGAGATCCTGAAGATCCCCTAGTCCCGACTGCTCTGCCGTaggcagagacatcttccacttcaccaggctgctcagagccccaaTCCAAACAAGCCTTTAACAATTCCAGAGACggggcatccacagtttctctggacaacctgttcccGTGCCTCAACACGCCCATAGTAAAGCATTTTTCCTactatctaatctaaacctactctctttcgGTTTAAGCCATTCCTCCCTGCCCCGTAACCACATGCTCCTGCGAACAGTCCTACCCCATCTTTTCTAAGTtcccttcagctcctggaaagCTTTCGAACTTGCACGAAGCCCCACGCTTGAGCAAAGGGGCCacggcccggccgcgctccgAGCCCGGTCCTGCCCGAGCCCGCACAACACGcggagcgcggccccggccgagcgcggccccggcccAGCGCGGGCGAGGCGGGTGAGGGGGGTGCgggctccccgccgccgccgcgggtGCGGGCGCAGGGAGGcgcgggcgggagcggcggggcggcgggcgggagcggcggggcggcgggcgggaagcggcgggagcgcggcgggccCGGCGGGCCGGCGGAGCGGGGCATGGCCGCACGTACCATGATGGCGGCGGCAGCAGAGAGGGCGGGGCGGCGCCGCCGGCGCCCGGAAGTCGcctcggccccgccgctgcgcgtgcgcggggcggggcggccgcggggacGCGCGCCGTGGCCGTGGCTCCGCCGCGCGCACGCG contains:
- the RPL14 gene encoding large ribosomal subunit protein eL14, with product MVFKRFVEIGRVAFISFGPHAGKLVAIVDVIDQNRALVDGPCSGVRRQAMPFKCMQLTDFVLKFPHSARQKCVRLAWEKENINEKWSATRWAKKIEAREKKAKMTDFDRYKVMKAKKMRNRIIKHEMKKLQKLASKKGKKPGKPGKPVKAAKGKKPEKAPKAKKPEKAPAPKAQKAQK